A window of Hymenobacter siberiensis genomic DNA:
GTGGTTTCATGGGCGCGCCCATGTTCACGGGCGGTCACCACTATCTGGCCGAGTATCTGGCTCCGATTTTCACCTACTCGCAACGGCTGATGCCCGAGGTTTTCTCGGCCGAGCTGGACAAGGGGACTGAATACATGCTGATGGGCCTCTCGGTAGGGGCAGGTTTGTTGGGCATCATCCTGGCTTATGTGATGTATGTGGCCCGCGCCCAGCGCCCCGCCGAAGACGAGGCCCAGCGTTCGGCCCCCGAGAGCTTGGTGTACCACAAATACTACATCGACGAACTGTATAACAACCTGTTCACGCGGCCCGTTATGGCACTGTCGATGGGGTTGTACAAGTTTGTGGAAAACGGCGTTATTAACCCTGTGGTGGGTGTTTTTGGCCGCGCTGTGAATGGCGGCGGCCAGCTGCTGCGCTACGTGCAGACCGGGGCCGTTGAAACCTATCTGATACTGATGGTTGTGGGTATTGTGCTGATTCTGGGGCTGAATTTTGGCCGGTTCTAAAGCTGGAATTCGCTTGGTATTTTTTGGGAAAGCCGCCTGTGAAAACAGGTGGCTTTTTCTGTAATAACCGGTCGGCTGGCCGGCTAAAAAATGGCCCTATTTAAGTGAATGAAACTTTTGATGGCTGGAGAAAGCCAAATATTTAGTTTGGCAAGTGCCTGATTTATAAAATATTTATGTTTTAATAATTAGGACTTGCAGGGTTAGGATAGCAACTTTTTTAGCTAAAAGTGGTATAGGACAACATCTGAAGCAACGTGGGCCGACTGGCTCGCGGCGAATGATACATCTATCTCCAAACCTAAAACTTATGGCCTCAAAACCTAATCTCCTACGTGGCCTCGCCTTGGGAGCAGTCATGCTCGGCATGGCAGCTCCGGGTGCTCAAGCCCAAACCGCCGACCGCAAAACGGCGCTGAGTGCAAACATCGGTTTGCTGCAGTACAGCGGCAACATGGGTTCCGACTTCTGGAACCGCTCCGGCAACGACCTGTCGGTGGGCGGCGGCGGCACCATCACGCGTTACCTGTCGCCATCGTTCGACGTGGCTGTGCTAGGCTACTACGAAACTTACAAGTACAGCAGTGAGCTGTACACAGGCTCCAACTTTGAGGCCCGTATCGGCATGGTGGACCTGGGTCTGAAGCTCAAGCTCAACAACGGTAAGATTCTGAAAGAAGACGCCTTCATTCAGCCTTACCTGATGGGCGGCGCCGGCATGTTCCTGGCCAACAGCTCGGGCCAGGTTTCCGGTAAAGGCTTTGGGGTTACGCAGATTCGTCGGCCCGAGGTATTTGGCCTGGCCGGCCTGCGCTTTCGTCTGAGCGCTGCTGTGTATCTGGACCTGACTACCAGCCAGCACTACCCCTTCACCGAGCGCGTAGACAACTTGAGTAGCCCCAGCGATAAGCTGTATGACCGGTTCCTGTTGCATCAGGCCGGTATTACGGTGGCACTGGGCAAGATGCAGGACGAGGACAAAGACGGCGTTTCGGACAAGAAGGATAAGTGTCCCGGCACCCCGGCCGGCGTAGCCGTTGACCCCAATGGCTGCCCGCTCGACAAAGACGGCGACGGCATTCCCGACTACCAGGATAAGTGCCCCGACGTGAAAGGCGTGGCCGCCCTGCAGGGCTGCCCCGACCGTGACGGCGACGGCGTGACCGATGCTGACGACGCTTGCCCCGATACCCCCGGCAAAGCTGAGCTGAAAGGCTGCCCCGATTCCGACAACGACGGCGTAATCGACCAGAACGATAAGTGCCCCAACACGCCAGCTGGTGTGAGCGTGGATGCCAATGGCTGCCCGCTTGACCGTGACGGCGACGGTGTACCCGACTACCAGGACCGTTGCCCCGACCGTGCCGGCCCCGCCAGCAACAAAGGCTGCCCCGAGATTAAGGCTGAAGCCAAGAAAATCCTGAACGAAGCCACCAAGTATATCAACTTCGATTTCAACAAGGCTACTCTTAAGGCCTCGTCGTATCCGAAGCTGGAGCAGATGGTGCAGATTATGAACGACTACCCGGACTACAGCCTCAGCATTGCCGGCCATACCGACAGCAAAGGCGCTGATAACTTCAACCTGGGCCTGAGCTACGAGCGTGCCAACGCTGCCCGTGCCTATATGCTGAGCAAAGGCATCCCGGCCGACCGTATTGAGGCTCGTGGCTACGGCGAAACCAAGCCGATTGCCGACAACGCTACGGCTGCTGGCCAGGCGCTGAACCGTCGGGTTGACTTCGACCCCTACCTCACCGGCGAAACCAATGCCGCCGAAGTGAAGTATGGCGCGGCGCCCACCATCACGGAAATTAAGGCTGCCGGCAAGCCCGTACCGACCCGTGCTAACAAAGTAGTGCCCAAGAAAGCACCTGCTAAGAAGGCTCCGATGAAGCGCAAGTAGATTGCCCTCGTGGCAAGCGCTAACTAGAAAGGCCCGCTCGATGAGAGCGGGCCTTTTTTGTGTTTATATCGAATGTTTATATCGAATACGTTGCGGATAGATAATATAATCCGCCCACGCTTGGGCCGCCGAGGTAAGACACATAATACCGGTTGAGCAGGTTGCTGGCACCCAGCTTGAAGCGTAGGTTGGGCGCGGGCACGGAATAGCTGAGCTGAGCGTCGAGGGTGTGGTAGGCCGGCACGGTACCGTTCACCAGAAAAGTCTGGGAGTAGTAGTCCTGCTGCCAGCGGTAGTTGAGGCCGAAACCGAAGTTCTTGTAGGCGTTTTCGTTGCCCAGGCTCAGGTTGCAGGCCCAGCGCGGGGTGTTGAAGCCATCTTCGAGGCCGTCGCCGTTTTCGGTGCGGTCGAGGCGGGTATAGGTGGTGTTGGCCCCCACGAGGTAGCCACCGGGCAACTCGTAGCGCAGGCCCAGCGAGCCGCCATAGTTATACACCTGG
This region includes:
- a CDS encoding OmpA family protein, whose amino-acid sequence is MASKPNLLRGLALGAVMLGMAAPGAQAQTADRKTALSANIGLLQYSGNMGSDFWNRSGNDLSVGGGGTITRYLSPSFDVAVLGYYETYKYSSELYTGSNFEARIGMVDLGLKLKLNNGKILKEDAFIQPYLMGGAGMFLANSSGQVSGKGFGVTQIRRPEVFGLAGLRFRLSAAVYLDLTTSQHYPFTERVDNLSSPSDKLYDRFLLHQAGITVALGKMQDEDKDGVSDKKDKCPGTPAGVAVDPNGCPLDKDGDGIPDYQDKCPDVKGVAALQGCPDRDGDGVTDADDACPDTPGKAELKGCPDSDNDGVIDQNDKCPNTPAGVSVDANGCPLDRDGDGVPDYQDRCPDRAGPASNKGCPEIKAEAKKILNEATKYINFDFNKATLKASSYPKLEQMVQIMNDYPDYSLSIAGHTDSKGADNFNLGLSYERANAARAYMLSKGIPADRIEARGYGETKPIADNATAAGQALNRRVDFDPYLTGETNAAEVKYGAAPTITEIKAAGKPVPTRANKVVPKKAPAKKAPMKRK